From one Babesia bovis T2Bo chromosome 3, whole genome shotgun sequence genomic stretch:
- a CDS encoding variant erythrocyte surface antigen-1 beta subunit: MAQKWTPYTSLTQAPTNLKEAIDWVLRVTGRDGKKNAPAKPATPPQFGCLCFLAKAVKDLLYDARSPGSPGPSQQRYWDDILLKEELTIAQPVLTDLGLLGGSTSAARDTCAGGTEVIKTLIEQLALGLQKWVGWNDKEDECCLKGDKGIGKVCECPGTGGGGAQCCSPGTSGSGTCQCATNPKQCCYKSAYNKTEALWTDIVNGTPGSTTTTTNDPSKVHLLARIFLGSVCLIWSGLSQLGWLTKDGSGKDRWSDSKLHDISSDLTKAGLGSFMAAMGYDLERLNQGGTGKKGTFINELLTNKDMKWNEFKNGVATKDSVAEYYSSIYDKAKEAGKGTSEKLCEQYPLLVLHILASGYFRAGSAGAKGVTTPAKPAPSAPRKPRTIREILYWLSALPYSQGYRALVDRMHDKYPRKETNPQETVDKIEIHGQDDGDKTDLKKDCVTHYLMAACGYCPLVLIGIQGTIEKEVDKTPGGGGGGGGSGSSSSTTTDDKRCPKHKEDPSSKRCKLEDKDKTQAATAPAAAPAPAGSPGKLKEGQVCYRGYHLEVSKFGPLHGMYANGLFGFQMDISPAQCLDQLRVYVYHCFYQLYFLRKQCMVGVENGSVLGWNSCRYGSGVSGSGAKIWICETKGSSGAGDHTKNCGLQSGAGSTSVSALQGFLCDAIGTMACNQTIGVDLNSRKQSYPDIEEHMNKIVTPSGEVKGPHKEYPELCPVPMGWDKDNHFKDLTQGTHKQAELTTKPPGQQQKYPAHCTGNTISHLLEYYCDPEKCHGTLVVLLRLLACITPTVPRTLGDLFGFYYYIVYIGARQSWNFTAKSVWSKLRDEVENVGLGMVKKGETLVTALDKFSGTTAESNGTNGTLSCLSGCSTGSPYLSPLSGQQYGQLSPLMAGTYLSWLVYLIEKFEKGLEGLKEEFKKVDCRGDGCGRGKAGAVGCGESCKAGSHGMPCSGGGGGGVCQCTSVVSCTGVLPVLYKYGFGYGNVTELHDAGGGEPKKCHDFLETLKGVLGGEQLDSAKKGLHHEINQLIYTTRLPWIFVLTLAWLVAVLYLAFGAIWPLDWTHMRSHCRGWFRKGSLSPWEVLMVGKKKGRGILEFFGGK, translated from the exons ATGGCACAGAAGTGGACCCCTTACACCAGCCTCACCcaggctcccaccaacctgaaggaggccattgactgggtcctgagggtaactggtagggatggtaagaagaatgcGCCGGCGAAGCCGGCAACACCTCCCCAATTCGGTTGCCTCTGCTTCttggccaaggcagtgaaggacctactgtatgacgccAGGTCCCCGGGGTCCCCTGGTCCCAGCCAACAGAGGTACTGGGACGACATACTCCTAAAGGAGGAACTTACCATAGCACAACCAGTGCTCACGgacctgggactccttggtggcagcactagtgctgccagGGATACCTGCGCCGGTGGCACCGAGGTTATAAAGACACTGATAGAGCagttggcactgggactgcagaagtgggttgggtggaaTGATAAGGAAGATGagtgttgtcttaaggggGATAAAGGAATAGGAAAGGTGTGTGAATGTCCTggtactggtggtggtggtgctCAGTGTTGTAGTCCCGGTActagtggtagtggtacttgCCAATGTGCCACTAATCCGAAACAATGCTGCTATAAATCAGCATATAACAAGACGGAAGCTCTATGGACTGACATAGTCAATGGTACACCAG GTAGTACAACTACTACGACTAATGACCCCTctaaggtccacctcctggcccgtattttcctagggtcagtatgtctcatctggagtggactcagtcagttgggaTGGTTGACCAAGGATGGGAGTGGCAAGGATAGGTGGAGCGATAGTAAGCTGCACGATATCAGTAGTGATCTTACCAAGGctggtctcggctcattcatggcggccatgggctatgacctggagaggttgaatcagggag GTACCGGGAAGAAGGGAACATTTATAAACGAATTGTTGACAAATAAAGATATGAAATGGAACGAATTCAAGAACGGTGTTGCTACTAAGG atagtgtagctgagtactacagtagTATCTATGATAAGGCAAAGGAAGCTGGCAAGGGTACTAGTGAGAAATTATGTGAGCagtaccccctattggtactccacatcctggccagtgggtacttcagggcaggcaGTGCCGGGGCGAAGGGAGTGACTACCCCGGCGAAGCCAGCCCCTAGTGCTCCTAGGAAACCCAGGACCATCCGGgagatcctctactggctaagtgcattgccctatagtcaggggTACAGGGCACTGGTGGATAGGATGCATGATAAGTATCCCAGAAAAGAGACTAATCCACAGGAAACAGTGGATAAAATAGAGATCCATGGACAAGATGATGGTGACAAGACAGACCTCAAGAAAGACTGTGTaacccactacctaatggccgcctgtggctactgcccactggtactcatcggtatccaggggaccatagaaaAGGAGGTAGATAAGACGCCGGGAG gtggtGGTGGAGGAGGAGGAAGTGGTAgcagtagtagtactactactgaTGACAAGAGGTGTCCCAAGCATAAGGAAGACCCTAGTTCTAAGAGGTGTAAACTCGAGGATAAAGACAAGACACAGGCAGCGACAGCTCCAGCAGCCGCACCGGCACCAGCAGGTTCCCCCGGAAAACTCAAGGAAGGCCAAGTCTGCTACAgggggtaccacctggaagtctccaagtttg GCCCCCTAcatgggatgtacgccaatgggctctttggcttccagatGGACATTAGTcccgcccagtgcctggaccaactgagggtatatgtctaccactgcttctaccagctctatttcctgaggaagcaaTGCATGGTGGGAGTGGAGAATGGAAGTGTGCTGGGCTGGAatagttgtaggtatggtagtggagtgaGTGGTTCGGGTGCTAAAATATGGATATGCGAAACAAAAG GTAGTAGTGGTGCTGGAGACCACACGAAGAATTGTGGATTACAGAGTGGTGCGGGTAGTACTAGCGTGTCAGCGTTACAGGGCTTCTTGTGTGACGCAATAGGAACAATGGCCTGCAATCAAACCATAGGAGTAGATCTCAACAGCCGTAAACAAAGTTATCCGGATATAGAAGAGCACATGAACAAGATTGTCACTCCTAGCGGTGAAGTTAAAGGGCCACACAAAGAGTATCCAGAGTTATGTCCCGTCCCTATGGGATGGGACAAAGACAAtcacttcaaag atttaaCCCAGGGTACCCATAAGCAGGCAGAACTGACAACGAAGCCAccag GCCAGCAGCAGAAGTACcctgcccactgcactgggaatacaATATCACatctcctggagtactactgtgacccagagaagtgccatggcaccctagtggtactactgagactactggcatgtatcactcccacggtgccacggactctgggtgacctctttgggttctattactatatagtctacattggGGCACGCCAGTCATGGAATTTCACAGCAAAAAGTGTATGGAGTAAACTAAGGGATGAGGTAGAAAATGTTGGTCTCGGAATGGTAAAGAAGGGTGAAACCCTGGTCACGGCACTGGATAAGTTCAGTGGTACTACCGCTGAGTCGAACGGTACTAATGGCACTCTCAGTTGTCTCTCAGGGTGCTCTACCGGCAGTCCATACCTCTCTCCTCtgagtggccagcagtatggccagttgagtcccttgatggccgggacctacctgtcatggttggtctatttgattgaAAAGTTTGAGAAAGGACTAGAGGGGTTGAAAGAGGAGTTCAAGAAGGTGGATTGTAGAGGTGATGGGTGTGGTAGAG GTAAGGCAGGAGCTGTTGGATGTGGAGAGTCGTGTAAAGCAGGAAGTCACGGTATGCCATgcagtggtggtggtggtggcgGAGTCTGTCAGTGTAcctctgtcgtatcatgtaccggggtactgccggtgttgtacaagtatggctttgggtatggtaatgtaaCGGAGTTGCACGACGCTGGAG GTGGTGAACCTAAGAAGTGTCACGATTTCCTGGAGACCTTGAAGGGAGTCCTAGGCGGTGAGCAATTGGACAGCGCCAAAAAAGGCCTCCACCACGAAATaaaccagctcatctacaccaccaggctcccctggatctttgtactgaccttggcgtggctagtagcggtactgtaccttgcctttggtgccatatggccactggactggacacatatgaggtcgcattgtaggggatggttcaggaagggcAGTCTGAGCccatgggaggtactgatggtgggaaagaagaagggaagggggatattggagttttttggtgggaAGTAA
- a CDS encoding variant erythrocyte surface antigen-1 alpha subunit → MAVNSTFTPKASLTEAPTNLKEAIDWVLRVTGRDGKENKDECICGLAAAVADLLQSVELEYHGYQGDTKEADTTGKNNLATEKQVTDRLNGLFSLVQGLGGTAVVRTYIDQLAQILSALVGWSKIETCKGSGCKSTDGSRNCKYGGKGHGGSQCCCSSGGAAQHKGSPWCCKENGGRRTMNCANGCCSHGGPSCKYLDDVNDNDNCDKCECKIFDDNGHHLGRGCTRCKGSGGSDCSCESDCTTSGKCKCAGKGKCCKCYCTSCSKCKMDAKCVCTTEESIILSRSTYVEVSIERYMSSYSKNKHNHPTWNDLKESASNRHHCAQILLGSVCLIWSGITYMYWTGKWATGSPYWNNHILDGSGLDDGTLSQWLQALGFPRDMLNNGGPGNRMDGLINDELKERLFLGFIHPDDEAAKETWGNTARVPTSMNCAGFVHTIHRDSFHQGATVFRNGTTSGNTDQDINQHKRGALFKLYILSCAYFTGLQKKTTESNSLRHPKTIREILYWLSALPYSTAYPKILQHGKERLEEVLKKPGDSDSTNGETQLKFHQTGRDYPITVDEYNLFAHFQAVTQYCPLVLIGIQGGLKGTDETLGPPIHSLYANTECHFTYPAVPIQAYNQVVHYIRALFYQLYFLRKQCAVKVTCGGKWRECRYGNGVVSKGVISWMCLGCSPMEHDRKKRVGKVKGELRKVVPQGTSEELVKALKELLLKIGDVVVQLGNAQERLDRGEIVLTGVKNALNKVFAGVYPNGKYGKNFKDVLYEVLEKLEEEKVKGLENLKGIKHDGETSQAISQARKALEAAKKNAGKGAGYIDPCKNAVSAAIHGFHQVLEIFKKWFTDTSKGLDGHKEGLLKATEQLISICTSPKCSACAKHIDKCGRQGEKKTCEKCLQPTTTGVPSPLQAFLDDRLPGFSCREVVNDESAQPDYPLASSHLGHCNGSGQCCPLPMGFRNQFYSGTSDSTGQRLYGILYFFSNENMMQSCVYTLVRVTAALSATTPQVLGDVFGFFRGGVGNKEEGEKKGQNKKCDHVSNPSDQSKREEYFCGWCASGLRDVVQKIEWIPNGNSTPGGHYMDKVGKALRDIKGDKGDSAAEQNSTTSLSTLTDGNHYVSPLTGELYTAVSATFGNTYLSWVLYLSDALEGGLKSLSEAFRNIECRGCKGQCDPNKCKKGEHGKTTGDSKSTPLCNCQSIVSCTGVLPVLYRHGFSYGNPFNLEGYEQKEEEDLQFDIEDTKKAKQCHEFLDSLKKVIENAEKDKQDQATKEHPLTNLLTQVGQLQYDIRLPWIFVLTLAWLVAVLYLAFGAIWPLDWTHMRSHWLRGGEHQWQCMWYKVMTGRKGVELMEYFGKT, encoded by the exons atGGCCGTGAATAgcactttcacgccgaaggcgtcacTAACAGAAGCacccaccaacctgaaggaggccattgactgggtcctgagggttactggtagggatggtaaagaGAACAAAGATG aatgtatatgtggcctggcggcggcagtggCTGACCTAttgcagtcagtagaactggagtaccatg gctatcaaggtgataCCAAGGAAGCGGATACTACCGGGAAAAACAATCTGGCCACCGAAAAGCAAGTCACAGACCGCCTCAATGGACTATTCTCCCTGGTACAGGGTCTGGGTGGcactgcagtggtccggacctatatagaccagttggcacagatactcagtgcactcgttgggtggagtaagatagagaCGTGTAAGGGCAGTGGGTGCAAAAGCACGGATGGTAGTAGGAATTGCAAGTATGGTGGCAAAGGTCACGGTGGATCACAGTGCTGCTGCAGCTCAGGTGGCGCTGCACAACACAAGGGCAGTCCCTGGTGTTGCAAGGAAAATGGTGGCAGGAGGACTATGAACTGCGCCAATGGTTGTTGCAGTCATGGTGGCCCGAGCTGCAAGTATCTAGATGATGTAAATGATAATGACAACTGTGACAAGTGTGAATGTAAGATATTCGACGACAACGGCCACCACCTGGGCAGAgggtgtacaaggtgtaagggtagtggtggtagtgatTGTAGCTGTGAAAGCGATTGTACTACTTCTGGTAAGTGCAAATGCGCTGGaaaaggcaaatgctgcaagtgttatTGCACGAGTTGTTCGAAGTGTAAGATGGATGCGAAGTGCGTTTGCACCACCGAGGAGAGCATTATACTATCCAGATCAACATACGTAGAGGTCAGCATAGAGCGCTATATGTCATCATActcaaaaaacaaacacaATCATCCAACATGGAATGATCTGAAGGAAAGTGCTTCTAATCGCCACCACTGTGCCCAAATCCTCCTGGGatcagtatgtctcatctggagtggcattacttatatgtattggactggaAAGTGGGCCACGGGTAGTCCATACTGGAATaatcacatcctggatGGCAGTGGcctagatgatggtacactatcccaatggttacaggccctagggtttcctagggatatgttgaataacGGTGGTCCTGGAAATAGAATGGATGGACTGATTAACGATGAGTTAAAGGAGAGGTTGTTTCTAGGGTTTATTCACCCTGATGACGAAGCTGCGAAGGAAACTTGGGGTAATACAGCTAGAGTGCCAACAAGTATGAACTGTGCAGGATTTGTACACACTAtacatagggattcatttCATCAGGGAGCTACTGTGTTCAGGAATGGCACTACCTCTGGTAATACTGACCAGGATATTAACCAGCACAAACGAGGTGCTCTCTTCAAACTCTATAtcctatcatgtgcctattttacagggttacagaaaaagACTACTGAGAGTAATAGTCTACGTCACCCGAAGACCATCCGGGAAATCTtatactggcttagtgcattgccatatagtaCGGCATACCCCAAAATACTGCAGCACGGCAAAGAGAGACTAGAAGAGGTACTCAAGAAACCCGGGGATAGTGACTCTACCAATGGAGAGACACAACTTAAGTTTCACCAAACAGGCCGCGATTATCCCATTACAGtagatgaatacaacctctttgcccacttccaagcagtgactcagtactgcccactggtcctcataggtatccaaggTGGACTCAAAGGCACTGACGAAACACTAGGACCTCCCATCCACTCCCTCTACGCCAACACGGAGTGCCACTTCACCTACCCAGCAGTGCCCAttcaagcatacaaccaggtggtccactacattagggctctgttctaccagctctacttcctaaggaagcaatgtgccgTGAAGGTTACTTGtggaggcaaatggcgtgaatgtaggtatggAAATGGGGTAGTCtccaagggggtaattagctggatgtgcctggggtgtagccccatggaacatgataggaaaaagAGGGTGGGGAAGGTAAAGGGGGAGTtgagaaaagtagtgccCCAGGGGACATCAGAGGAGCTCGTGAAGGCCCTAAAGGAATTACTTTTGAAGATTGGTgatgtagtggtacaattgggtaatgcccaggagaGGTTGGATAGGGGAGAGATTGTTCTGACGGGAGTGAAGAATGCACTAAATAAAGTATTTGCAGGGGTGTATCCGAATGGGAAGTATGGGAAGAATTTTAAGGATGTACTATATGAGGTACTAGAGAAATTGGAGGAGGAGAAGGTGAAGGGACTAGAGAACCTGAAAGGAATCAAGCATGATGGGGAGACATCACAGGCAATAAGTCAGGCCAGGAAGGCACTAGAGGCGGCTAAAAAGAACGCTGGAAAAGGTGCTGGTTATATTGATCCATGTAAGAATGCGGTGAGTGCTGCTATCCATGGGTTTCATCAGGTATTGGAGATATTTAAGAAGTGGTTCACAGATACATCAAAAGGGCTCGACGGTCACAAAGAGGGACTGTTAAAAGCTACAGAGCAActcatctccatctgcACCTCTCCCAAATGCAGCGCATGTGCAAAGCACATCGACAAGTGTGGCCGACAGGGAGAAAAAAAGACCTGTGAGAAGTGCCTCcaacccactaccactggtgtcccctcccccctccaggcatttCTCGATGACAGGTTAccaggttttagttgtagAGAGGTGGTGAACGATGAGAGCGCACAGCCAGACTACCCCTTGGCTTCATCCCACTtaggacactgtaatggttCCGGTCAGTGCTGCccactgccaatgggttttagaaatcaattctatagtggcaCCAGTGACAGTACCGGCCAACGCCTCTATGGCATcctgtacttcttcagtaacgagaacatgatgcagtcttgtgtttatacactagtgagggtcacagcagcactcagtgccaccacaccacaggtattgggtgacgtctttgggttctttaggggtggtgtaggaaaCAAGGAGGAGGGAGAGAAGAAGGGACAGAACAAGAAATGTGATCACGTTAGTAATCCAAGTGACCAATCAAAGAGGGAAGaatacttttgcggctggtgtgcctctgggttacgggatgTAGTACaaaagatagagtggatacccAATGGGAacagtactccaggagGGCACTACATGGACAAAGTCGGTAAAGCGCTAAGAGATATTAAGGGGGACAAAGGGGATAGTGCTGCTGAACAAAACAGTACTACTTCCCTCTCAACGCTCACTGACGGCAACCACTACGtatcccccctaaccggtgagcTGTAcaccgcagtgagtgccactttcggtaacacatacctctcatgggtactatacctatcagatgcacttgaaggTGGATTAAAGTCACTCTCTGAGGCATTCCGtaatattgaatgccggggctgtaagggtcagtgtgaccccaataagtgcaagaagggtgAACACGGTAAAACTACTGGGGACTCCAAGAGCACTCCACTATGTAActgccaatcaatcgtatcatgtaccggggtactgccggtattgtatagacatggcttcagctacggtaacccattcaatctggaggggtatgAACAGAAAGAGGAGGAGGATTTGCAGTTCGACATTGAGGACACGAAGAAAGCTAAGCAGTGTCATGAGTTCCTAGATAGCCTGAAGAAGGTAATAGAGAACGCTGAGAAAGACAAGCAGGACCAGGCCACTAAAGAAcaccccctcaccaacctcctcacccaggtcggccaactccaatacgacatacggctcccctggatctttgtgctGACcttagcctggctagtggcagtgctataccttgcctttggagccatatggccactggactggacacatatgaggtcacactggttacggggtggagaacaccagtggcagtgtatgtggtataaggtgatgacgggacggaAGGGAGTGGAGCtgatggagtattttggtaagacatag
- a CDS encoding variant erythrocyte surface antigen-1 alpha subunit — protein sequence MPLGVILWRQGRNGVSRGGQKKCHDFLGTLTNVEKSTEFKNLTTSINQLIYTTRLPWIFVLTVAWLVAVLYLAFGAIWPLDWTHMRSHWLRGGEHRWQCMWYKVMTGRKGMELMEYFGGKSLTGGTIQYNIDFGE from the exons ATGCCATTGGGGGTCATATTATGGCGCCAGGGGCGCAACGGTGTCTCTAGGGGTG GTCAGAAGAAGTGCCACGATTTCTTGGGAACACTGACCAACGTAGAAAAAAGCACCGAGTTCAAGAATCTCACCACCTCCATCAACcaactcatctacaccactaggctcccgtggatctttgttctcacggtagcctggctagtggcggtactctaccttgcctttggtgccatatggccactggactggacacatatgaggtcgcattggttacggggtggagaacaccggtggcaatgtatgtggtataaggtaATGACtggacgcaaaggaatggaactgatGGAGTATTTCGGTGGGAAGTCATTAACAGGAGGTACcatacaatataatatagactTTGGAGAGTGA
- a CDS encoding Protein kinase domain family protein has product MYTMHKRVDLVLFRDNRAIVVCDNVVGIRAIPLPSEDELPPVGHRSVCPFCGNDIDDGQYTYMAQTYFYLLQRTFKKWSRQTDGKDEPYSYGDSNMDTIAYMNTALPDTVDNMNGSCQANHRYRTCLSKIQYPEDDCSTNKDSQQCNIEVPKHIPPDLLVTGYYHRFFIEKMKLGSGSYGHVYHCVHVIDGLSLGEYAIKKLPVGDDRQWLRKMIREVKVREMLRHQNIVDYNHSWLEMYRLNEFCPYIPWLFVLMAYCNGGDLEKFVRNYKDKLTDEEIFVLLIDIVNGLSHLHRHGIIHRDLKPSNVLLNHDQKFGALALLSDFGTCELLAEISNHDVRRQGFTGTVEFTAPELLHTNESGELNTFYDTKSDMWSLGILLYFLCYGTLPYSDDSPKKCRDMILRHKCLTLPATTRSAELQMLILSLTQVCPDLRPDCEDILCDKRIIALMQDESFIKHGRAKLALKLSTLDEVITNFDNAEYSECILNLN; this is encoded by the exons atgtaCACCATGCATAAACGCGTTGATCTAGTGCTATTTCGTGACAATAGGGCAATAGTTGTTTGTGATAATGTAGTTGGCATAAGGGCGATACCGCTTCCATCCGAAGATGAGCTTCCACCTGTAgg ACATAGGAGCGTCTGCCCATTTTGTGGCAACGACATTGATGATGGTCAATACACATACATGGCACAGACCTACTTCTACCTTCTACAGAGAACCTTTAAAAAATGGAGCAGACAAACAGATGGAAAAGATGAGCCGTATTCTTATGGAGATTCAAACATGGATACTATAGCATACATGAATACCGCGCTGCCAGACACTGTTGATAATATGAATGGCAGTTGCCAAGCGAATCATAGATATAGGACGTGTTTGAGCAAAATTCAATACCCAGAGGATGATTGCTCTACCAATAAAGATTCTCAACAATGTAATATTGAGGTTCCGAAACATATACCTCCTGATCTTTTGGTGACGGGGTATTACCATAGATTCTTCATCGAAAAGATGAAACTGGGTTCAGGATCGTACGGACATGTGTACCATTGTGTTCACGTTATAGATGGATTATCATTG GGTGAATATGCCATTAAGAAGCTACCAGTTGGAGACGATCGCCAGTGGCTCAGGAAAATGATACGTGAAGTTAAAGTTCGTGAAATGTTAAGGCACCAGAACATAGTAGATTATAATCATTCGTGGCTTGAGATGTACAGGCTTAACGAATTTTGCCCATACATACCTTGGCTCTTCGTGTTGATGGCATATTGCAACGGTGGAGACTTGGAAAAGTTTGTCAGGAATTACAAAGACAAACTCACAGATGAGGAGATATTTGTTTTACTAATTGATATTGTAAACGGCCTCTCCCATCTGCATCGTCATGGAATCATACACCGAGATTTGAAGCCGTCCAATGTGCTATTGAATCATGACCAAAAGTTTGGCGCATTAGCGTTGCTATCTGACTTTGGTACATGCGAATTACTTGCAGAAATTAGTAACCACGATGTAAGAAGGCAAGGGTTCACCGGTACCGTAGAATTCACAGCGCCGGAGCTCCTCCATACAAACGAGTCAGGGGAGTTGAATACGTTCTACGATACCAAAAGTGACATGTGGAGTTTAGGTATACTACTATATTTCCTGTGTTATGGAACTTTACCATATTCCGATGATTCACCTAAGAAATGTCGCGATATGATATTACGTCACAAGTGTTTAACATTGCCAGCTACAACAAGATCTGCTGAACTTCAGATGCTTATCCTTTCACTTACACAGGTATGCCCTGATCTGCGTCCAGACTGCGAAGACATTCTCTGTGACAAAAGAATTATTGCCTTAATGCAGGATGAGAGCTTTATAAAACACGGGAGGGCAAAATTAGCCCTGAAGCTCTCAACACTCGATGAAGTGATAACGAACTTCGACAACGCAGAATACTCAGAATGCATTCTAAATCTGAATTAA
- a CDS encoding Alpha/beta hydrolase family protein yields MDNVTSGRNNYSSDARNVYASLECVQSLHSIQSDYSRFKRENPVKRVFDPVSERFWTYYETGVPVYHQHTDDGSRELPTVVLLHGICGTAGCYFYILDRFKEVGIRCISAQYPEYSSIDEWIAGLLHFFEYLKLSKPVVFGSDLGGYLLQLFVEKYPESVCSIVLCNSYRRTDAFSSSPELRGLYGRLFSVLPHAILRNLFVDSYICPVSNSHRNKVPVVEQLAREFMSSELDQLTAGDLGSRISLQLSTDYVDDFGNRHLACDKILIIETNNNNIPEDLNEDMRVAYSEAKIAHMKGGGDFPYLTKPEEIFTFLLVHLKNLGVAQVVDNDLVAHDNAIVIRLNHLKSNNLSRMSSASSHCSIVPGPQPWDYQDASSGTLSDA; encoded by the exons ATGGACAATGTGACTTCAGGACGAAATAACTATTCTTCAGATGCGAGAAATGTATATGCATCACTGGAATGTGTACAGTCGCTACATTCCATCCAAAGTGACTACTCACGTTTTAAGCGTGAAAACCCCGTGAAACGTGTGTTTGACCCAGTTAGCGAACGTTTCTGGACGTATTACGAAACTGGAGTGCCCgtatatcatcaacatACTGACGATGGAAGTAGAGAATTGCCTACTGTAGTACTTCTTCATGGAATATGTGGAACTGCAGGGTGTTACTTTTACATTCTTGACCGTTTTAAAGAAGTA GGAATACGGTGTATATCGGCACAGTATCCGGAGTATTCCTCCATTGATGAATGGATCGCAGGACTGCTACACTTTTTTGAATATCTCAAGTTGTCCAAACCTGTGGTATTTGGTAGCGATTTAGGTGGATATCTATTACAACTTTTCGTTGAAAAATACCCGGAAAGTGTCTGCTCTATAGTATTGTGCAATTCATATCGCAG GACCGATGCTTTCAGTAGTTCTCCAGAGTTGCGTGGATTATATGGAAGGCTATTTTCAGTGCTCCCGCATGCTATACTGCGAAATCTTTTCGTCGATTCTTACATATGCCCTGTAAGCAATAGTCATCGTAACAAGGTGCCCGTTGTGGAACAGTTGGCTAGGGAATTCATGTCTAGTGAACTGGATCAACTGACAGCAGGTGACCTAGGTAGTCGTATATC GTTGCAATTATCGACAGATTATGTGGATGATTTTGGAAATCGACATCTTGCATGCGATAAGATTTTAATTATTGAGACGAACAATAATAATATACCCGAAGATCTCAATGAGGATATGCGCGTAGC ATATAGTGAAGCTAAAATAGCTCATATGAAAGGTGGTGGAGATTTTCCATATCTAACTAAACCAGAGGAAATATTTACATTCTTATTGGTACATCTCAAGAATCTCGGGGTAGCACAAGTTGTGGACAATGATCTAGTTGCTCATGACAACGCAATAGTCATTCGTTTAAATCATTTGAAGTCCAATAACCTGTCAAGGATGTCATCAGCCTCATCACACTGTTCAATTGTACCAGGACCCCAACCCTGGGATTACCAAGATGCATCATCTGGAACATTGTCTGATGCTTGA